In Scatophagus argus isolate fScaArg1 chromosome 14, fScaArg1.pri, whole genome shotgun sequence, the following proteins share a genomic window:
- the LOC124070324 gene encoding early growth response protein 1-B-like, with translation MAATKAELLLPDPLACLPPPPSPLDGYSKLEELQMLLQCAASAAEGAGLLSGEPGECGDSLSELPDLQTLPPLTPRLPPLAYSGRFAFEPSSSVSSGSSLWAEPLLSLFTGLVNMAAPPPAACSLASSSSSVTSSMSSSSLCPPSFSSVQVSCDVASVFPAAPTYTTTTTTTGPDLLLPPSDSQPPPQAFQPQGPPPAYPTSTSRLGLQPPSLVVPMLPDYLLTQQVQDGELGLTQDQKSVLSQSLNPPPAQPPLTPLSTIKAFSSQMLTPTGSTSGAAYQAQVTKSRGIRKSSVGRQCKTPPHERPYACPADGCDRRFSRSDELTRHVRMHTGQKPFQCRICMRSFSRSDHLTTHIRTHTGEKPFACTECGRKFARSDERKRHAKIHQRQRERKADRNSSSSSSSSAPVLISNPPGFSSPPTSSPCSSYSSPPHGSSSPAAPLFPSSSSFSSLSMQANSPCFTSSSSLSHVYTSSPSPLLYSSCSSPVGSPHSELPSPHSSNIC, from the exons ATGGCAGCGACCAAAGCGGAGCTGCTCCTGCCGGACCCTCTGGCCTGCCTCCCGCCGCCACCCTCCCCGCTGGACGGGTACTcgaagctggaggagctgcagatgcTGCTGCAGTGCGCCGCGTCGGCAGCGGAGGGAGCCGGACTGCTGAGCGGGGAGCCCGGGGAGTGCGGAG ACTCTCTGTCGGAGCTGCCGGACCTGCAGACTCTCCCCCCTCTCACCCCCCGCCTCCCCCCACTGGCCTACAGCGGCCGCTTCGCCTTTGAGCCGTCCAGCTCCGTGTCCAGTGGCAGCAGTCTGTGGGCGGAGCCTCTTCTCAGCCTGTTCACCGGGTTGGTCAACATGGCGGCGCCTCCTCCCGCAGCCTGTAGCCTcgcctcctcttcatcatcagtgacatcatcaaTGTCATCATCATCGCTGTGCCCGCCGAGCTTCAGCTCTGTCCAGGTCAGCTGTGACGTGGCCTCGGTCTTCCCTGCCGCGCCGACatacaccaccaccaccaccaccaccggTCCCGACCTCCTCCTGCCCCCCTCTGACTCCCAGCCGCCCCCACAGGCCTTCCAGCCGCAGGGCCCCCCCCCAGCCtaccccacctccacctccaggcTGGGCCTCCAGCCGCCCTCCCTGGTGGTGCCGATGCTCCCAGACTACCTCCTGACACAGCAGGTGCAGGACGGCGAGCTTGGCCTGACTCAGGATCAGAAGTCCGTGCTgtcccagagcctgaacccgCCGCCGGCGCAGCCCCCGCTCACACCGCTCTCCACCATCAAAGCCTTCTCCTCGCAGATGTTGACACCTACAGGCTCCACCTCTGGCGCCGCCTACCAAGCTCAGGTCACCAAATCCAGAGGAATCAGGAAGTCGTCGGTGGGCAGACAGTGCAAGACGCCGCCACACGAACGTCCGTACGCCTGCCCCGCCGACGGCTGCGACCGTCGTTTCTCCCGTTCCGATGAGCTGACGCGCCACGTGCGCATGCACACAGGCCAGAAGCCGTTTCAGTGTCGCATCTGCATGCGCAGCTTCAGCCGGAGCGACCACCTGACCACCCACATCCGCACGCACACGGGCGAGAAGCCGTTCGCCTGCACCGAATGCGGACGCAAGTTTGCCCGCAGCGACGAACGCAAAAGGCACGCCAAGATCCACCAGAGGCAGCGTGAGCGGAAGGCCGACAggaactcctcctcctcctcctcctcctctgctcctgtcCTCATCAGCAACCCCCCCGgcttctcctcccctcccacctcctccccctgctcctcctactcctccccACCTCACGGCTCCTCCTCCCCCGCTGCCCCGCTCttcccctcctcatcctccttctcctcactcAGCATGCAGGCCAACTCCccctgcttcacctcctcctcatcactgtcaCATGTGTACACCTCCTCCCCGTCCCCCCTCCTCtactcctcctgctcctctccagTGGGGAGTCCTCACTCGGAGCTCCCCTCCCCCCACAGCTCCAACATCTGCTGA